In the genome of Eggerthella sp. YY7918, one region contains:
- a CDS encoding GNAT family N-acetyltransferase, whose translation MVRGIICALAGGICWGFSGTCAQLLMDDYGAPATWITCVRMVIAAVFFLALTVMRNWRDLVAVFRDWRSLVQIAAFAIFGVLLTQLSYLYAIGYTSAGVGTTIEQVGLVIIMLYVCLRARRLPRAREAAGLVFALAGMLVIATQGDLGRLAIPAEGLTWGLISAVALAFYTLMPVRVLKKWGSMLVTGLAMLFGGSAASVVVQPWTMDVQLSAGGLAALVAIVLVGTLGAYMLYLQGVNDAGPVKASLLCCVEPVSAMILALVWLHTPISMWDIAGCALIVVMIFLVTEREPKQSEGAQVPEGALAAYDDPPLFAGRASVLGYYTCRPALREDFDRVSALLDIGHETFAALGIDEGRNKKYPSSRRLMHSIKNSTTHVVEDEQKNLIAVFAVSFSPDKNYANGLQNGAWLTHDDGADQPYAELHWVAVDYPARRRGVGMFILDKADQIARAGGRASIRADVYHDNTPMRKLLVKHGYEHCGDLVIKDVFGREKRRAAYERLLHK comes from the coding sequence GTGGTGCGTGGCATTATCTGCGCGCTTGCGGGCGGCATATGCTGGGGTTTTTCCGGTACGTGTGCTCAGCTGCTCATGGACGATTACGGTGCGCCTGCCACCTGGATAACGTGCGTACGCATGGTGATCGCGGCAGTGTTCTTTCTCGCGCTCACCGTCATGCGCAATTGGCGCGATTTGGTGGCGGTGTTTCGCGACTGGCGCTCGCTCGTGCAAATCGCCGCGTTCGCCATCTTCGGCGTACTGCTCACACAGCTCAGCTATCTGTATGCCATTGGATATACCAGTGCGGGCGTGGGAACCACCATCGAGCAGGTAGGCCTTGTCATCATTATGCTGTACGTGTGCCTGCGCGCTCGTCGGTTGCCGCGGGCGCGTGAAGCGGCGGGACTGGTGTTTGCGCTTGCGGGTATGCTCGTTATCGCGACGCAAGGCGATCTTGGGCGACTCGCCATTCCGGCTGAAGGCCTTACCTGGGGACTCATTTCGGCGGTAGCGCTGGCCTTTTATACACTCATGCCCGTGCGGGTGCTGAAAAAATGGGGCTCCATGTTGGTGACGGGGCTCGCCATGCTCTTCGGCGGCTCGGCAGCATCGGTGGTGGTGCAGCCGTGGACTATGGACGTGCAGCTTTCCGCTGGAGGTCTGGCTGCGCTGGTGGCCATTGTGCTGGTGGGAACGCTCGGTGCTTACATGTTGTATCTGCAGGGCGTGAACGACGCGGGTCCGGTCAAGGCAAGCTTGCTGTGCTGTGTCGAACCGGTTTCAGCGATGATACTTGCTCTTGTGTGGCTGCACACGCCGATATCGATGTGGGACATAGCGGGCTGTGCTCTGATCGTCGTCATGATATTTCTCGTTACCGAGCGCGAGCCGAAGCAGAGCGAAGGTGCGCAGGTGCCGGAAGGGGCGCTTGCTGCCTACGACGACCCTCCGCTGTTCGCCGGTCGCGCTTCGGTGCTGGGCTACTACACCTGCCGTCCTGCGCTTCGCGAAGACTTCGATCGAGTATCGGCCTTGCTTGATATCGGCCATGAAACGTTTGCTGCGCTTGGTATCGACGAGGGGCGCAACAAAAAGTATCCGTCCTCGCGCCGTTTGATGCACAGCATTAAAAATTCAACGACGCACGTGGTTGAAGACGAGCAGAAGAATCTTATTGCGGTGTTTGCGGTATCGTTCTCGCCCGATAAGAATTATGCGAATGGCTTGCAGAACGGCGCATGGCTCACCCATGACGATGGCGCCGATCAGCCCTACGCGGAGCTTCATTGGGTGGCCGTGGATTATCCTGCGCGACGGCGCGGTGTAGGTATGTTTATCCTTGACAAAGCTGACCAGATCGCCCGAGCGGGTGGGCGTGCGAGCATCCGAGCCGACGTCTATCACGACAACACTCCTATGCGCAAGCTGCTCGTAAAACATGGATACGAGCACTGCGGCGACCTGGTCATCAAGGATGTCTTTGGTCGTGAAAAGCGCCGCGCCGCTTACGAGCGCCTACTCCATAAGTAA
- the uvrA gene encoding excinuclease ABC subunit UvrA: MGQNAIVIKGAREHNLKDIDLTIPRDELVVITGLSGSGKSSLAFDTMYAEGQRRYVESLSSYARMFLGQMSKPDLDSIDGLSPAVSIDQKTTSKNPRSTVGTTTEIYDYLRLLFARVGVPHCPECGRVIKKQTTDQVTDEILALAPDAKAIIMAPVVAGRKGEFTKLFVDLQKEGFSRVRIDGEIVKLDGEPRTLNKKIKHFIDVVVDRVQLKASATSRIAEAVELATKLADGRVLVQVLGDDGKPLGESGGKSSGATGGLGAGEHIFSLALACPEHGHSMDELQPRDFSFNAPYGACPDCLGIGSREEVDASLVVPDPSLTLSEGVIAPFKTGNYYPQVLRAVAHHMGTDENTPWEDMPKKAKDALLYGLGKEKVRVDYVTVDGRETYWYIEWEGALAAVMRRYQEAQSDSQREKLASYFAIVPCQTCGGKRLKPEILAVTVGDKSIHDVTELSAADSLAFFESLQFHGAEEHIAGPIVKEIKARLKFLVDVGLDYLTLERATATLSGGEAQRIRLATQIGAGLMGVLYILDEPSIGLHQRDNERLIATLEHLRDLGNTVIVVEHDEDTIRSADFVVDMGPGAGEHGGEVVAIGTPEEIMATEGSLTADYLSGRRSIPVPAKRRNPRRGSLKLTGATENNLKNVTLEVPFGTFTVVTGVSGSGKSSLVTDTLAPALANRVNHAHRRTGAYKKITGFDKIDKVINIDQSPIGRTPRSNPATYIGLWDDIRALFASTQESKARGYSPGRFSFNVNGGRCEACKGDGQIKIEMHFLPDIYVPCEVCGGARYNRETLQVTYRGKNIAEVLDMTVEDALVFFENIPGIKRKLQTLHDVGLGYIRLGQPATTLSGGEAQRVKLSSELQRRQTGKTFYILDEPTTGLHFEDVRQLLEVLERLVDAGNTVLVIEHNLDVIKCADRIIDLGPEGGERGGTIVAQGTPEHVAEVEESHTGQFIKRIL; the protein is encoded by the coding sequence ATGGGACAGAACGCCATCGTTATAAAAGGTGCTCGCGAGCACAATTTGAAAGATATCGACCTCACCATCCCGCGCGACGAGTTGGTGGTAATCACGGGGCTTTCGGGTTCCGGCAAGTCGTCGCTTGCGTTTGATACGATGTATGCCGAAGGGCAGCGTCGCTACGTGGAGAGCCTTTCCAGCTACGCGCGTATGTTCCTCGGCCAGATGAGCAAGCCGGACCTTGACAGCATCGACGGTCTGTCGCCGGCGGTGTCCATCGACCAAAAAACCACGTCGAAGAACCCGCGCTCCACCGTAGGAACTACCACAGAAATATACGACTACCTGCGCTTGTTGTTCGCACGCGTGGGCGTGCCGCACTGTCCGGAATGCGGACGTGTCATCAAGAAGCAAACCACCGACCAGGTGACCGACGAAATTCTGGCGCTTGCGCCCGATGCAAAGGCCATCATCATGGCGCCGGTGGTGGCGGGCCGTAAGGGCGAGTTCACTAAGCTTTTCGTCGATCTTCAAAAAGAGGGCTTTTCGCGCGTACGCATCGACGGCGAGATTGTGAAGCTGGATGGCGAGCCGCGCACGCTGAACAAAAAGATCAAGCATTTCATCGATGTGGTCGTGGATCGCGTGCAGCTCAAAGCAAGTGCGACAAGCCGCATCGCCGAAGCGGTTGAGCTGGCAACGAAGCTTGCTGACGGACGGGTACTCGTGCAGGTGCTGGGAGACGACGGGAAGCCGCTTGGGGAAAGTGGCGGCAAGTCGAGCGGCGCGACGGGAGGCCTGGGCGCGGGAGAACACATCTTCTCGCTTGCACTCGCGTGCCCTGAGCACGGCCACTCCATGGACGAGCTGCAGCCGCGCGATTTCTCGTTCAACGCCCCCTACGGGGCATGTCCCGATTGCCTGGGTATTGGCAGCCGCGAGGAAGTGGACGCATCGTTGGTGGTTCCCGACCCCTCGCTCACGCTCTCCGAGGGCGTTATTGCGCCGTTTAAGACCGGCAACTACTATCCGCAGGTGCTGCGCGCGGTGGCTCACCACATGGGAACCGACGAAAACACCCCGTGGGAAGATATGCCGAAAAAGGCGAAGGATGCGCTTTTGTATGGCCTTGGCAAGGAGAAGGTGCGAGTCGACTATGTGACGGTGGACGGACGCGAGACGTACTGGTATATCGAATGGGAAGGGGCGCTCGCTGCGGTTATGCGCCGCTATCAGGAGGCTCAGTCCGACTCACAGCGTGAGAAGCTGGCCAGCTACTTTGCCATTGTTCCGTGCCAAACGTGCGGCGGCAAGCGTCTGAAGCCCGAAATCTTGGCCGTAACGGTGGGCGACAAGTCCATTCATGACGTGACCGAACTTTCGGCTGCCGATTCGCTGGCATTTTTCGAAAGCCTCCAGTTCCACGGCGCCGAGGAACACATCGCCGGTCCTATCGTGAAGGAGATCAAGGCACGTCTCAAGTTTCTGGTGGACGTGGGATTGGACTATCTTACGCTTGAGCGGGCGACGGCGACGCTTTCTGGCGGCGAGGCGCAGCGCATTCGTCTGGCCACCCAGATTGGCGCAGGTCTTATGGGCGTGCTCTACATTCTTGACGAGCCTTCCATCGGTCTGCACCAGCGTGACAACGAGCGCTTGATTGCGACGCTTGAGCATTTGAGGGATCTCGGTAACACGGTCATTGTGGTCGAGCACGATGAAGATACCATCCGCAGCGCCGACTTCGTGGTGGATATGGGCCCCGGTGCAGGCGAGCATGGCGGCGAAGTGGTGGCTATTGGTACGCCTGAGGAAATCATGGCGACGGAAGGTTCGCTTACGGCCGATTACCTGTCGGGACGGCGTAGTATTCCGGTACCCGCGAAGCGGCGCAACCCACGGCGTGGATCCCTTAAATTGACCGGTGCCACCGAAAACAACCTCAAAAACGTGACGCTGGAAGTACCCTTTGGCACGTTTACTGTGGTTACGGGCGTGTCCGGTTCAGGCAAAAGCTCGCTGGTTACGGACACGTTGGCGCCTGCGCTCGCGAACCGCGTGAACCACGCGCACCGTCGCACGGGAGCATACAAGAAGATCACGGGGTTCGACAAGATCGACAAGGTCATCAATATCGACCAAAGTCCCATTGGCCGCACGCCGCGTTCAAACCCCGCCACCTACATCGGGCTTTGGGACGACATTAGGGCGCTGTTCGCTTCCACGCAGGAGTCGAAGGCACGCGGGTATTCGCCGGGACGCTTCTCGTTCAACGTGAACGGCGGTCGCTGCGAGGCGTGCAAAGGCGACGGTCAGATCAAGATTGAGATGCATTTCCTTCCCGATATCTATGTGCCCTGCGAGGTGTGCGGCGGCGCGCGCTATAACCGTGAGACGTTGCAGGTGACCTACCGCGGCAAGAACATCGCCGAGGTGCTGGATATGACAGTGGAGGATGCGCTTGTCTTCTTCGAAAACATTCCCGGCATCAAGCGCAAGCTGCAAACGCTTCACGACGTGGGGTTGGGCTACATTCGTCTCGGCCAGCCTGCGACCACGCTCTCCGGCGGCGAGGCGCAGCGCGTGAAGCTGTCAAGCGAACTGCAGCGTCGTCAGACGGGTAAAACCTTCTATATCTTGGACGAGCCGACGACGGGTCTTCACTTCGAAGATGTGCGGCAGCTGCTTGAGGTGCTTGAGCGCCTTGTGGACGCGGGCAACACGGTACTCGTTATCGAGCACAACCTTGACGTCATCAAGTGCGCCGACCGCATCATCGACCTCGGCCCCGAGGGCGGCGAGCGTGGCGGTACTATCGTCGCCCAAGGTACTCCCGAGCACGTCGCTGAAGTGGAAGAAAGTCACACCGGCCAGTTTATAAAGCGCATACTGTAG
- a CDS encoding PTS sugar transporter subunit IIC/EAL domain-containing protein translates to MVGEIERRFARIEDVMALQAIRQGLVLTIPVLLIGSFCLIFLNFPFPAYQDALSNLAGLKSALTMVYNATMGIFSLYVAVSIGLCYARAYAERYTDFFMQGAAFTALAAYLILMGFGMDVIEMKVLSTRSLFIAIVSGLASSALYCRIVVRMHTRKRYSDSIDGVFNQAIIALLPMAVVLAPFALANATAVAFFDVGSVEELFYKGVSALFPLADATFGSGLVYLLMNNVMWFFGIHGGNMLDGVAQSIFVPGTAANAAALAAGGEPVQIVTKTFLDVFASIGGAGALLSLLVAILLFGRLRTARRLSLFAAIPMTFNISEIMMFGLPVVWNPLLLVPFILVPLVNMTIAYGAMSVGLVPPTIVDVSWITPPIVGGYVATGSISGALLQLINIAVGVVIYLPFLRRYERAADERVRREYESVLDFFKTAEQDQHEVQLLSAPGMLGVVARSLAEDVRSAVEKRSFMLYYQPQFDSAGRAVGAEALLRFDHPMYGMVYPPLVIHLAEEAGFIEDLERTMFNRALDDAARIEARAHEGLISPDFSVCVNATVRMLQNESDVEFIVAAVRARNLDEGRVVVEATEREALRGDDETSGLLRRIVEAGIPLAIDDFSMGRTSFQYLETSVFSIVKLDGAIAKGVMENERYAEIVASITRLSDQLGFSVLAEYVETVEQRDRLLELGCSLFQGYLYAPALPFDQMIERVCQDGNPAVR, encoded by the coding sequence GTGGTCGGCGAGATAGAGCGACGTTTTGCGCGTATCGAGGACGTGATGGCTTTGCAGGCCATTCGCCAAGGTCTCGTGCTTACCATTCCCGTGCTGCTCATCGGCTCGTTTTGCCTCATCTTTCTCAATTTCCCCTTTCCCGCATATCAGGATGCCCTCTCGAATCTTGCAGGGCTGAAATCCGCACTTACCATGGTGTACAACGCCACGATGGGAATTTTTTCGTTATACGTGGCGGTGAGCATAGGCCTGTGCTATGCGCGCGCCTATGCCGAACGGTATACCGATTTCTTCATGCAGGGGGCGGCGTTTACGGCGCTCGCGGCCTATCTCATCCTCATGGGATTCGGCATGGACGTTATCGAGATGAAGGTGCTCAGTACGCGTTCGCTGTTTATCGCCATCGTGAGCGGTTTGGCATCTTCGGCGCTCTATTGTCGTATTGTCGTGCGGATGCATACGCGCAAGCGCTATAGCGACAGCATCGACGGGGTGTTTAATCAGGCGATTATCGCCCTTCTTCCCATGGCGGTGGTGCTTGCCCCGTTTGCCTTGGCCAATGCGACGGCGGTTGCTTTTTTCGATGTGGGAAGTGTCGAGGAACTGTTTTATAAGGGCGTAAGTGCCCTTTTCCCTTTGGCAGATGCCACCTTCGGAAGCGGACTTGTCTATCTGCTGATGAATAATGTCATGTGGTTCTTCGGCATCCATGGCGGCAATATGCTTGATGGGGTGGCACAAAGCATTTTTGTACCCGGCACTGCCGCCAATGCTGCAGCGCTTGCCGCAGGCGGTGAACCCGTACAGATTGTCACTAAGACGTTCTTGGACGTATTCGCCTCTATCGGGGGTGCGGGTGCCCTGCTTTCGCTGCTTGTGGCTATTCTGCTGTTCGGCCGCCTGCGCACCGCGCGTCGCCTGTCGCTGTTTGCGGCGATACCCATGACCTTCAATATCAGTGAAATTATGATGTTCGGTCTGCCCGTGGTATGGAATCCCTTACTGCTTGTGCCTTTTATTCTTGTGCCGCTGGTGAACATGACGATTGCCTATGGGGCCATGAGCGTCGGCCTTGTTCCGCCGACCATCGTCGATGTGTCGTGGATAACGCCGCCGATTGTGGGCGGCTATGTTGCCACCGGATCGATTTCCGGTGCGCTTCTGCAGCTGATCAACATTGCCGTCGGCGTGGTTATCTATCTGCCGTTTTTGCGCCGCTACGAACGAGCCGCCGACGAGCGGGTGCGGCGCGAGTATGAAAGCGTGCTCGACTTCTTCAAGACGGCCGAGCAGGACCAGCATGAAGTACAACTGCTGTCCGCCCCCGGCATGCTGGGCGTCGTTGCGCGATCGCTTGCCGAGGATGTGCGTTCCGCGGTGGAGAAGCGTTCTTTTATGCTTTACTACCAGCCGCAGTTCGATAGTGCAGGGCGGGCTGTGGGCGCCGAGGCGCTCCTGCGATTCGATCATCCAATGTACGGGATGGTGTATCCGCCGTTGGTGATTCACCTCGCTGAGGAAGCGGGTTTTATCGAAGATCTTGAGCGTACGATGTTCAATCGGGCGCTTGACGATGCAGCGCGCATTGAGGCGCGGGCGCATGAGGGTCTTATTTCGCCGGACTTCAGCGTGTGCGTGAATGCTACGGTGCGCATGCTGCAAAACGAGTCGGACGTGGAATTCATTGTGGCCGCGGTACGCGCTCGTAATTTGGACGAAGGGCGCGTGGTGGTTGAAGCAACCGAACGCGAGGCCCTGCGCGGAGACGATGAAACGTCGGGGCTTTTGCGCCGCATTGTCGAAGCGGGCATTCCTTTGGCTATCGACGATTTTTCGATGGGACGCACGTCGTTTCAGTATCTGGAAACAAGCGTGTTCTCCATTGTGAAGCTCGATGGGGCCATTGCGAAAGGCGTCATGGAAAACGAACGCTACGCCGAAATTGTGGCATCTATCACGCGTTTGTCCGATCAGCTTGGATTTTCCGTACTGGCGGAATACGTAGAGACTGTCGAACAGCGCGATCGTTTGTTAGAGCTGGGCTGCTCGCTCTTCCAAGGATATTTGTATGCGCCCGCGCTTCCGTTTGACCAGATGATCGAACGCGTGTGTCAGGACGGCAATCCAGCGGTCCGCTAA
- a CDS encoding nitrous oxide-stimulated promoter family protein, producing the protein MLPCMEDSPKTAKRRVREKRTISQMVALYCADNHMPETRTEMAHCGEAVCAACARIDAYAVLRTERCRKMEVKTSCEECGNHCYAPAAREEIRMVMRYAGPRMLKHHPIAAIRHLLKR; encoded by the coding sequence ATGCTGCCCTGCATGGAAGATTCCCCGAAAACCGCCAAGCGGCGCGTCCGCGAAAAGCGCACCATCTCGCAAATGGTGGCGCTGTACTGTGCAGACAACCACATGCCTGAAACTCGCACTGAAATGGCCCATTGCGGCGAAGCCGTGTGTGCTGCCTGCGCGCGCATCGACGCCTATGCCGTGCTGCGTACCGAGCGCTGCCGCAAGATGGAAGTCAAGACGTCGTGCGAGGAATGCGGCAACCACTGCTACGCCCCCGCGGCCCGCGAGGAAATTCGCATGGTCATGCGCTACGCCGGGCCGCGCATGCTCAAACACCACCCCATCGCCGCCATCCGCCATTTGCTGAAGCGGTAG
- a CDS encoding ABC transporter permease has protein sequence MLAKLAWRNVRRSVRDYAVYFVTLVFGVAVFYAFNSVQSQSILFDLEDTASGSVFELTGAFLGMFSVLIACVLGFLVLYANGFLIRRRKQEFGTYLVLGMKPGQVSAIVLMETVTVGLVSLVVGLVLGFALSQGLSFMTAALFNIQMTQYQFIFSIDGFTQTLLCFALIFAVTAVFNTLSIRRYKLIDLLSARSKNARFRVRNPWVSFVVFLVAIGVIVWSYVTLKENGVLDFGPDFTKATVLMVLGTFMFFWSLAGFVIAVLERTRGVYFKGLVMFTTRQIASKVNTAFVSLSVVCVMLFFALTVFSTGMGLARAFTGNIENGTLYDATLTANIYLNTGGTHDPEKLANMSEEDREYQKVADEKAANITADAEAHNWDIAAKLAEGAPELWDQLVKQSAQIDAYVSADTTYGDLMDRYGWDWGMGNEQQYEAVHKQGITLIAVSQFNALAEITGRPTVDVGENGFAVNNTLDGMKGLSESLAKKGETLVAAGRELTSVGELRSQPMEDAAFVSSGGDIIVPDSVIADLRAQGQVPDASYLNLMYKGDRTEGDVLLEQLLAQVSPPSDEVAGSGWAFSPNPWPVTLSFTAQEVLVQSSGMNLMISYLALYIGFMFLVATAAILAIQQLSETSDSLPRYRTLAEIGCDRRMIFRSLRTQTLVYFLVPLGLAVCHAVCAVSIISKTIVEQLGVSVLEPALMTGIFTAVIYGAYLLVTYFASKGIIHSSLGKKLLG, from the coding sequence ATGCTTGCTAAACTCGCGTGGCGCAACGTGCGCCGCTCGGTGCGGGATTACGCCGTGTACTTCGTCACGCTCGTGTTTGGCGTGGCGGTGTTTTACGCGTTCAACTCCGTGCAGAGCCAATCCATCCTGTTCGACCTTGAGGACACCGCCTCGGGCAGCGTGTTTGAGCTTACGGGGGCGTTTCTGGGTATGTTCAGTGTGCTTATCGCCTGCGTGTTGGGCTTTTTGGTGCTCTATGCGAATGGATTCCTGATCCGGCGTCGCAAGCAGGAATTCGGCACCTACCTGGTGTTAGGCATGAAGCCGGGCCAGGTGTCGGCCATCGTGCTCATGGAAACGGTGACGGTAGGCCTCGTGTCGCTGGTTGTGGGCTTGGTGCTGGGCTTCGCGCTGTCGCAAGGGCTCTCGTTTATGACGGCAGCTCTATTCAATATCCAGATGACGCAGTATCAGTTCATCTTCTCGATCGACGGGTTCACGCAGACGCTCCTTTGCTTCGCGCTTATCTTTGCGGTGACCGCAGTATTCAACACGCTTTCTATCAGGCGCTATAAGCTTATCGACCTCTTGAGCGCCCGTTCCAAGAACGCGCGCTTCCGCGTGCGCAACCCGTGGGTGAGCTTCGTGGTGTTCCTTGTGGCTATCGGCGTAATTGTGTGGTCGTATGTCACGCTGAAGGAAAACGGCGTGCTCGACTTCGGGCCGGACTTTACCAAAGCCACGGTGCTTATGGTGCTGGGAACATTCATGTTCTTCTGGTCGCTCGCGGGCTTTGTGATTGCGGTGCTCGAACGCACGCGCGGCGTGTACTTCAAGGGCTTGGTCATGTTCACGACACGCCAAATTGCCAGCAAGGTAAACACGGCGTTCGTGTCGCTTTCAGTGGTGTGCGTGATGCTGTTCTTTGCGCTGACGGTGTTCTCCACGGGTATGGGCCTGGCGCGCGCCTTCACGGGCAACATCGAGAACGGCACGCTCTACGACGCCACGCTGACCGCGAACATCTACCTGAACACGGGCGGCACGCACGACCCTGAGAAGCTTGCGAACATGTCCGAGGAAGATCGCGAGTATCAAAAGGTTGCCGATGAGAAAGCAGCTAACATTACTGCCGATGCCGAGGCGCATAATTGGGACATCGCCGCGAAGCTGGCCGAGGGCGCACCCGAGCTGTGGGATCAGCTGGTGAAGCAGTCTGCACAGATTGACGCGTACGTGAGCGCCGACACGACCTACGGCGATCTTATGGATCGCTATGGTTGGGATTGGGGTATGGGCAACGAGCAGCAGTATGAGGCTGTCCACAAGCAGGGTATCACGCTGATTGCTGTCTCGCAGTTCAACGCGCTTGCTGAGATTACGGGGCGTCCCACGGTGGACGTGGGCGAGAATGGCTTTGCGGTAAACAACACCCTTGACGGTATGAAGGGGCTTTCGGAATCGCTCGCGAAAAAGGGTGAGACGCTGGTGGCCGCAGGTCGTGAATTGACCTCGGTAGGCGAGCTGCGCAGCCAGCCGATGGAGGACGCCGCGTTTGTGTCGAGCGGTGGTGACATAATCGTGCCCGATTCGGTGATTGCTGATCTGCGTGCCCAGGGCCAGGTGCCGGATGCGAGTTACCTGAACCTCATGTACAAGGGGGACCGCACCGAGGGCGATGTGCTGCTTGAGCAGCTGCTGGCGCAGGTGTCGCCCCCCAGTGATGAGGTGGCGGGCTCGGGTTGGGCGTTCAGCCCGAATCCCTGGCCGGTGACGCTCTCGTTTACCGCGCAAGAGGTGCTCGTGCAGTCGAGCGGCATGAACCTCATGATCTCTTATTTGGCGCTCTACATAGGCTTCATGTTTCTGGTGGCCACGGCGGCAATCCTTGCCATCCAGCAGCTGTCGGAGACGAGTGACTCGCTGCCGCGCTACCGCACGCTCGCCGAGATCGGCTGCGACCGCCGCATGATCTTCCGATCGCTGCGCACACAGACGCTCGTGTACTTTCTCGTGCCGCTGGGGCTTGCCGTGTGCCATGCCGTGTGTGCGGTGAGCATTATCAGCAAGACGATAGTCGAGCAGTTGGGCGTGTCGGTTTTGGAGCCTGCGCTCATGACCGGCATCTTCACTGCGGTGATCTACGGGGCATACCTGCTGGTCACCTACTTCGCCAGCAAAGGCATCATCCACTCTTCGTTGGGGAAGAAGCTTCTGGGATAA
- a CDS encoding ABC transporter ATP-binding protein, with amino-acid sequence MTEVYATPTSALHDAAVSAGSAQRPILSVRQIEKVYGNRDSVTRAINDISFDVMPGEFVGIMGPSGSGKTTLLNCVATIDTVTSGHILVDGRDITGLRSRSLAKFRRDDLGFIFQDSNLLDTLTGFENIALSLTIKGAPASQVRVKVETIAAALGVSEVLNKYPYQMSGGQKQRIAAARAIVADPKLVLADEPTGALDSKSAQAMLDTLTMMNQQLHATIMMVTHDSFAASFASRILFIKDGAVFNEIRRGDTSRGDFFNRIMEVVTFLGGDVRDAC; translated from the coding sequence ATGACTGAAGTATATGCCACACCAACCTCCGCACTGCATGATGCGGCTGTATCTGCTGGCAGCGCCCAGCGTCCCATCTTATCCGTGCGCCAGATCGAGAAGGTGTACGGCAACCGCGATTCCGTGACCCGTGCCATCAACGACATCAGCTTTGACGTGATGCCGGGCGAGTTCGTGGGCATCATGGGGCCGTCGGGCTCCGGCAAGACCACGTTGCTCAACTGCGTGGCAACCATCGACACGGTAACGAGCGGCCACATCCTCGTGGACGGCCGCGACATCACGGGTCTGCGCTCACGCTCGCTCGCGAAGTTCCGCCGCGACGATTTGGGCTTCATCTTCCAGGACTCCAACCTGCTGGACACTCTGACCGGGTTCGAGAACATCGCGCTCTCGCTCACTATCAAGGGCGCACCGGCCTCCCAGGTACGCGTGAAAGTGGAAACTATCGCAGCAGCACTTGGCGTGAGCGAGGTGCTGAATAAGTATCCCTATCAGATGTCCGGCGGACAAAAGCAGCGTATCGCGGCTGCACGGGCTATCGTGGCTGATCCTAAGCTCGTGTTGGCCGATGAACCCACTGGCGCACTCGATTCGAAGAGTGCCCAGGCCATGCTTGACACCCTTACTATGATGAACCAGCAGCTGCATGCCACCATCATGATGGTTACGCACGACTCGTTTGCCGCCTCGTTTGCCAGTCGCATCTTGTTCATCAAGGACGGTGCAGTGTTCAACGAGATTCGCCGTGGCGACACAAGCCGTGGTGACTTCTTCAACCGCATCATGGAAGTGGTGACGTTCCTGGGAGGGGATGTGCGCGATGCTTGCTAA